The segment tttcatgCTTTCACTCACACACCCCaagtttactgagcacctactatatatcCGTGCCGGCGCTCTGCTAGTGGGACACAGATTTGCCAACACTGAATATTGTTTGATAAATGCGGTTGATGCAGGTTGTGAAAACAATGCCTTAAGGGTTGGCATTTTTGCAGGATTGTTGGAACAGGTAAGCAGCATCTCCCGGTAGCACCTTTGAAGGCAGCggaagtgacatttaaaaatattatttatagttGCCTTGTATTCAGAACCAAGAAAGACCTGTCTTTGAGTGTAAGGACTAAaagttctccaggggatcttcctgacccagggattgaacctgggtctcctgcattagcaggcagattctttactatctgagcccccAAAgaagcccccccccaaaaaaaaatgtcAGGGGACTCTAAAGAGAGCCCCAGAGGGCCagttcggtttttttttttttaaatagaagatataaagaattACAACTTCATTTATGTTTAGTAGCCAGTAATTCTTTATTTAGAAGTCAAGAATTGAAAATTAAGAGATGTTTGGCATGATACTTGTCTAAAAAAGTTTTCTAAAGTGGGGCTGCAGAAAGCACTAGTCCCTGGAGATAGGACTAGGTATGAAAAATAGTTTTGTGGTCAAATAATTCTAGATAACCTTGTATGTCATTAAACCCCCTTTGGCACCCCATCCCTAGTCCTttggaaaatgtcatttttaaatgttgttagAAGTTGGACAGACAAGACACCCCCTGAGCCCAGCGTTCCCCAATTCATTTGACCCAAATTTggaaaaagctatttttaaacaaTAGAATAAAGGGAAACAGATTCACTTCTGAAGTGTGGTGCCCTTGGATAGGTCAGGAAGATGACAGTGATCCCTTTACACTGCCCAGCCCCAAGCAGGCCCAGAGCCCTTCCATCTGAGCCATCTCTGTAAACACACATTCGGCAGGGATCATCGCACTGTCTCACACTGACCACTCACCtcgctcaggatccctctcgttTCTGCTTCTCGATTCTGGCAGAGCGCGGGAGCACAGTCCTCCCATCAGCCAGGGCCTGGAGTTTTAGGACTGCCAACAAGGCCAGTGTTACCTGATTATAACAGGAAATTCCTCTGATAGAACAAAAGTTCAAATCAAATTCTTACAGACATTTAAAGAGAGGTCTCTCCTCCAGCCAAACCCTCCACTTCCGGTTAAGACGACCCCGGACAGTGTTTGGGTCTTTCCTCAAAATAGGGGCCCACGGTGCCATCTAGTGGTCATTGAGTGTGCTGTCTTCAAAAATTAAACACCTTTTCAAAATTCTGGTTTCCAATCGGCTTAAATCTCTAGCCTGGAACTACTGCAAGGGAAAGAAGTGTCTCTCCCTGTGTATTCTGGTTCACCTGCTTTTAGGATTGACCGTGGAATCGGAGGAGGGAAGTATGGCTCGGGCCACTCTGCGGGGGCAGTCAGGGACTCAGCCTCCCAGGAAGCCCTACTGGGCTGGTCACCACTGTTCCAGTGTCACCAGCATCCTTATGGGCCCTTAGATGGGTAGCCTCAGGAGGCTGCTGGCCTCCTCTCTCACCACTCCCACCTaggccccacccccgcccccaactcACCGTCCGGCAGTTCCCCTAGCCCAAGCATTGTCTGTGAGCCATAGCCTTTCATCCTCCATTCCTTGCTCCGCGGAAGCTCTGCTGGTCCACTCTCCACCCCAGCTTTCTGCCAGATCCTACCATCCACCCATCAAGGCTTTGCtaaaatggcaacttgctcaCCGGAAGGGAGCTCCCCCCAATAGTTGTTGGGGAGCACTCTGATTGGCCTCCTAATGCTGTTGCCAAACTGCCTCCCTTGAACTGTAGGTGTTCGGGGCTCGTCTTTTCTTTGTGGTTCCCTCAGGGCAGGCTTGAGTCTCCCATCCCATCACCTCCAACAGTCCCCATAGTGGCCCTGGTGGGGGCAGCTGACTCAAATATGCCTGTTAACTGGATGGATTCCTCCTTCACCAGCAAAATTATCAAGTCTCTGCTGAGGAAGAAACTAAACTCCCAGGTAGAAAAGACAAGACCCCCAGCAGAGGGGCTTCATCGCCACCTGCGGCAGATGGTGTGGGGTATAATAAAAAACAACCAGGgcggctcagcagcaaagaatctgcctgccaatgcaggagacacaggaaatgggttcaatccctgagtcccctggagaaggaaatggcagtccactcatTTCTTGcccgggaagtcccatggacagaggagcttgggtggttccagtccatggggtcgcagcacAATTACCctaaaatgttaaatgaatacAAACAGGCCATCAAACTATGTATATACCCTATGatcacaaatatataaaaattctataTGTGTTGTCTAGATGATGATcaaatatatgtgatatatatatgtatatgtatacatatatcatcaacaacagagattattttaaaaattcttggtaCTTTCCTATATTCTTCAAAATTCCTACTTTTGTAGTGAGGAAGATGGTGTTCGAAAGACAACTGGGTAGCTCTAGCTGCCTGTGTGCTGAAGAGTCTTGCTTGTTCAAGTCCCAACAGCCCGGCGTGGTCTGGCTGTGTTATTGGGGTCCCCCTGCTGGTAGTTATCTGGAGTAGCCTGGGTTGGGCAGCTGGGGTTCCCCAGGCGCCCCCCCAATGCCTCTCCTCTCCTCAGTGCAGATGGGGAGTTCGTGGTGACCCACATGACCAAGGCCCACCTCTTCTCCTCGGGCATGGTGCACTGGGTACCGCCCGCCATCTACAAGAGCTCTTGCAGCATCGACGTCACCTTCTTCCCCTTCGACCAGCAGAACTGCAAGATGAAGTTTGGCTCCTGGTCGTACGACAAGGCCAAGATCGACCTGGTGCAGATGGAGCAGACGGTGGACCTGAAGGACTACTGGGAGAGCGGCGAGTGGGCCATCGTCAACGCCACGGGCACCTACAACACCAAGAAGTACGATTGCTGCGCCGAGGTCTACGCTGACGTCACCTACTACTTCGTCATCCGGCGCCTGCCCCTGTTCTACACCATCAACCTCATCATCCCCTGCCTGCTCATCTCCTGCCTGACCGTGCTGGTTTTCTACCTGCCCTCCGACTGCGGGGAGAAGATCACGCTGTGCATCTCTGTGCTGCTCTCGCTCACCGTCTTCCTGCTGCTGATCACCGAGATCATCCCGTCCACCTCGCTGGTCATCCCACTCATCAGCGAGTACCTGCTCTTCACCATGATCTTCGTCACCCTGTCCATCGTCATCACCGTCTTTGTGCTCAACGTCCACCACCGCTCCGCCAGCACCCACAACATGCCCCACTGGGTGCGGGTGGCCTTTCTGGGCTGTGTGTCCCGCTGGCTTCTCATAAGCCGGCCATTGCCACCCTTGGAGCTCCGAGACCCTCCGGATCTGAAGCTCTGCCCCTCCTATCGCTGGCTGGAGACCAACGTGGatgtggaggagagagaggaggaggaggaggaaggcagatGGGCGTGTGCGGGCCCTTTGTCCCCCTCCGTGGGCGTCTACACCCATGGGAGTCTGCAGCCAGGGGCCTCGGGTCCCAAGGCAGAAGCCCAGGTGCCAGACGGCGGGCTCCTGCTGTCCCCGCGGGTACAGAAGGCCCTGGAGGGTGTGCGCTACATTGCTGATCACCTGAGGGCTGAGGATGCTGATTCCtcggtgagtgggggctgggggagggtccCTCCCCTGGGTGACTCTACCAGCCTAGAATGGAACCACTCCCCCTCCCCCGAGGGTGTTGGCTTGCACCAACCCAGTCTCCTCCACAAAGACCATCTCCCTTAGGCATGGCCTTGGAATCTGGAATACATTGTGAAGGAGAACAGCTGGCTGGCAGCTCTTATGACACTTATTGGCAGAACGGCAGTAAAGGCTGTCCCAGCTCAGCTTAACTGGGAGGCAGCAGGACAGAGGCGGATGGGTCACCCACGCCATCCTCATGCCAGCCATGTGCCACCAGTGCTCATAGGTGCGCGGACGGGGCTGAGCGGAGCGGGCGGAGGGAGTTCATCAGGAGGTCCCCCCAAACCGGCCTGCTGCTTTGTCCTGCTGGGCTCCCCTTCCCCGTCCGTGTCCTGGGCTCTGGGCACTTTGTCAACTTTACTATTCACCCACAAACCCTGAGGAGCTTGGCTGGGCCAAGTGggctcccctccaccccaccccggcTGTGTTCTGCATATTAGGTGACAAGGCCACCGCCCAGGGTCACAGAATTCTTCTCACCAACCTTGGGAAGGATGAAAGGCCTGGAGGTTATGACTGGGTGGCCTTGTTGAGTAgataagaaaaattaattattatcTAATCTGGAGGCACTTGGCTGGGCTGTGAGCCCCAATCCCACGAAACCCTCAGCCCCTACTGCATATGCCCCCTACTAGCCTTCTCTGGCCATACCCTCACCTACCTTCAAAGTGGCCGGGTGAGTGGTTGGGGAGGCAACTGTGGGGGAAACAAAGTCTTCACCATTTTGCAACTTCTGAGTGTTGTGCTGAAaatcaccctcctccagggagagtTCACGCCCCTGGGTGATTCTAGAACCTTCTGTCTCGAACTTCCATAACCTGGAACTTGAGAGCCCATGGAAAGGCTCTGGGCTATTGTCATAGGGGTGGGATAGGGCGGGAATCCCTAAGTGAGGGTTATTTGAGTCTTGAGACacttctgttgtcccctcctcccccccccGCACCAACTGCCTTAGCTTCCCAAGGTCTCAGGGGGGTTGCCACTGCCCCCAGCACCATCCTCCTAGGGGCTGCGAGTGGATGGGGCACCTCCCTTTTCACTGTGCACCCATCTCCCCCTGCAGGTGAAGGAAGACTGGAGGTACGTGGCCATGGTCATTGACAGGATATTCCTCTGGTTGTTTATCTTCGTTTGCTTCCTGGGGACCGTCggactcttcctccctcccttcctggctGGAATGATCTGATGTCACATCGCCTGCTCTGGCCCGGAGGTGGCATGGCTGACTGTCGTTCCCTGCTGCCACCTCTGGAGTTCACCTTTGGGGTCAACGCCATCTGACTGCAGGTGTCTCTCCATGGAGTCCCAATGTGGAAGTCTGCTTAGAATGCTTTGCTTGACATTTTTATACAATGTGCTGAGAATCTGCTGGGTACAGAGCCCTGTCTGGGTTTTAGGAGTTGGGCGAGGAGGAACTTGCTTTGCAGAGGGTTACCATGTGGCGAGGACGATGTGAAGATGGTGACGTGGTGATAAGATGCTCCTGAGATGCAAGAGGGATGGGAGGGCCAAGATGGGGGACCCAGGTAGTGGGGTGGGGCCATGTGAGGAGGCTCAGACATCAAAGGAGGGGTGTGTGGGGAGAGGGTGCCTCAGGGGGCAGGGAGCTCAGGTGCCCACCCCTTCCACACCCCCACGTGCTCTCCCTGACACTCCAGGGAAAACTGGCCACCCCAGGCCCAGTCCACCTGCCTCAGTTCTTTccaagacccccccccccccccgccccggggtcATTCTTATTTCTGACCCCTCCTGCTCTGTGGACGCAGCCCCAGCCCCCTACCACTCCTCCTACTTCTCCTGAAGCAGGGATGCTCCCAGCCTTGACCTCCCAGTGTAGAGATGTTCCCTCTGGTTATTCCATCTCCCAACCAACTCGCAAATGAGGAAAGAGAGCAAGTAAAGCCGGAGTCACTGCTCAGGCAGCTAGGaccccctccagcccccaagA is part of the Cervus elaphus chromosome 16, mCerEla1.1, whole genome shotgun sequence genome and harbors:
- the CHRNA2 gene encoding neuronal acetylcholine receptor subunit alpha-2 isoform X1; translation: MGPSRLVLPFKTKFGLWWLLLIPAVSSERAPHTQAEDRLFKHLFRGYNRWARPVPNTSDVVIVRFGLSIAQLIDVDEKNQMMTTNVWLKQEWSDYKLRWNPVDFGNITSLRVPSEMIWIPDIVLYNNADGEFVVTHMTKAHLFSSGMVHWVPPAIYKSSCSIDVTFFPFDQQNCKMKFGSWSYDKAKIDLVQMEQTVDLKDYWESGEWAIVNATGTYNTKKYDCCAEVYADVTYYFVIRRLPLFYTINLIIPCLLISCLTVLVFYLPSDCGEKITLCISVLLSLTVFLLLITEIIPSTSLVIPLISEYLLFTMIFVTLSIVITVFVLNVHHRSASTHNMPHWVRVAFLGCVSRWLLISRPLPPLELRDPPDLKLCPSYRWLETNVDVEEREEEEEEGRWACAGPLSPSVGVYTHGSLQPGASGPKAEAQVPDGGLLLSPRVQKALEGVRYIADHLRAEDADSSVKEDWRYVAMVIDRIFLWLFIFVCFLGTVGLFLPPFLAGMI
- the CHRNA2 gene encoding neuronal acetylcholine receptor subunit alpha-2 isoform X2; protein product: MLQDREWSDYKLRWNPVDFGNITSLRVPSEMIWIPDIVLYNNADGEFVVTHMTKAHLFSSGMVHWVPPAIYKSSCSIDVTFFPFDQQNCKMKFGSWSYDKAKIDLVQMEQTVDLKDYWESGEWAIVNATGTYNTKKYDCCAEVYADVTYYFVIRRLPLFYTINLIIPCLLISCLTVLVFYLPSDCGEKITLCISVLLSLTVFLLLITEIIPSTSLVIPLISEYLLFTMIFVTLSIVITVFVLNVHHRSASTHNMPHWVRVAFLGCVSRWLLISRPLPPLELRDPPDLKLCPSYRWLETNVDVEEREEEEEEGRWACAGPLSPSVGVYTHGSLQPGASGPKAEAQVPDGGLLLSPRVQKALEGVRYIADHLRAEDADSSVKEDWRYVAMVIDRIFLWLFIFVCFLGTVGLFLPPFLAGMI
- the CHRNA2 gene encoding neuronal acetylcholine receptor subunit alpha-2 isoform X3 encodes the protein MIWIPDIVLYNNADGEFVVTHMTKAHLFSSGMVHWVPPAIYKSSCSIDVTFFPFDQQNCKMKFGSWSYDKAKIDLVQMEQTVDLKDYWESGEWAIVNATGTYNTKKYDCCAEVYADVTYYFVIRRLPLFYTINLIIPCLLISCLTVLVFYLPSDCGEKITLCISVLLSLTVFLLLITEIIPSTSLVIPLISEYLLFTMIFVTLSIVITVFVLNVHHRSASTHNMPHWVRVAFLGCVSRWLLISRPLPPLELRDPPDLKLCPSYRWLETNVDVEEREEEEEEGRWACAGPLSPSVGVYTHGSLQPGASGPKAEAQVPDGGLLLSPRVQKALEGVRYIADHLRAEDADSSVKEDWRYVAMVIDRIFLWLFIFVCFLGTVGLFLPPFLAGMI
- the CHRNA2 gene encoding neuronal acetylcholine receptor subunit alpha-2 isoform X4; translation: MTKAHLFSSGMVHWVPPAIYKSSCSIDVTFFPFDQQNCKMKFGSWSYDKAKIDLVQMEQTVDLKDYWESGEWAIVNATGTYNTKKYDCCAEVYADVTYYFVIRRLPLFYTINLIIPCLLISCLTVLVFYLPSDCGEKITLCISVLLSLTVFLLLITEIIPSTSLVIPLISEYLLFTMIFVTLSIVITVFVLNVHHRSASTHNMPHWVRVAFLGCVSRWLLISRPLPPLELRDPPDLKLCPSYRWLETNVDVEEREEEEEEGRWACAGPLSPSVGVYTHGSLQPGASGPKAEAQVPDGGLLLSPRVQKALEGVRYIADHLRAEDADSSVKEDWRYVAMVIDRIFLWLFIFVCFLGTVGLFLPPFLAGMI